A stretch of the Gossypium hirsutum isolate 1008001.06 chromosome D07, Gossypium_hirsutum_v2.1, whole genome shotgun sequence genome encodes the following:
- the LOC107954280 gene encoding protein SAWADEE HOMEODOMAIN HOMOLOG 1 isoform X2, translated as MCRYIFQCLMDRLSPRQRPVFSGFTKAEIEKMEKLFMESRELLQSKESCQKLARNFSSSSGRASKPIVKWNKVQNWFTTRQQESEVKVPSVANTYKDESGLPQTCLLNDGGLSCQILKGLVSKVGEKVSDLSELEFEAKSSTHGAWYDVDMFLSHRVTSSGETEVRVRFVGFGAEEDEWVNVKKAVRGRSIPFNVV; from the exons ATGTGTCGCTACATTTTTCAG TGTTTGATGGATCGTCTAAGCCCAAGACAGAGGCCGGTCTTCTCTGGGTTTACAAAAGCTGAG AttgaaaaaatggaaaaattgttCATGGAATCAAGAGAGCTGCTGCAGAGTAAAGAGTCTTGTCAAAAACTTGCAAGAAATTTTAG TTCATCCTCAGGTCGTGCTAGTAAGCCCATCGTTAAATGGAACAAG GTACAAAACTGGTTCACAACTAGGCAGCAAGAAAGCGAAGTGAAAGTTCCTTCAGTGGCCAATACATACAAAGATGAGTCTGGACTTCCTCAAACTTGCCTTCTAAATGATGGAGGCCTAAGTTGTCAGATTCTTAAAG GTTTGGTTTCAAAAGTGGGAGAAAAGGTTTCAGATCTATCAGAACTAGAATTTGAGGCAAAGTCATCAACACACGGAGCATG GTATGATGTTGATATGTTTCTGTCTCACCGAGTTACCAGTTCCGGTGAAACT GAAGTTCGTGTTAGATTTGTCGGATTTGGAGCTGAGGAGGATGAATGGGTTAACGTAAAAAAGGCAGTACGAGGACGATCCATCCCATTTAATGTTGTATGA
- the LOC107954280 gene encoding protein SAWADEE HOMEODOMAIN HOMOLOG 1 isoform X4 — translation MCRYIFQCLMDRLSPRQRPVFSGFTKAEIEKMEKLFMESRELLQSKESCQKLARNFSSSSGRASKPIVKWNKVQNWFTTRQQESEVKVPSVANTYKDESGLPQTCLLNDGGLSCQILKGLVSKVGEKVSDLSELEFEAKSSTHGAWYDVDMFLSHRVTSSGETFVLDLSDLELRRMNGLT, via the exons ATGTGTCGCTACATTTTTCAG TGTTTGATGGATCGTCTAAGCCCAAGACAGAGGCCGGTCTTCTCTGGGTTTACAAAAGCTGAG AttgaaaaaatggaaaaattgttCATGGAATCAAGAGAGCTGCTGCAGAGTAAAGAGTCTTGTCAAAAACTTGCAAGAAATTTTAG TTCATCCTCAGGTCGTGCTAGTAAGCCCATCGTTAAATGGAACAAG GTACAAAACTGGTTCACAACTAGGCAGCAAGAAAGCGAAGTGAAAGTTCCTTCAGTGGCCAATACATACAAAGATGAGTCTGGACTTCCTCAAACTTGCCTTCTAAATGATGGAGGCCTAAGTTGTCAGATTCTTAAAG GTTTGGTTTCAAAAGTGGGAGAAAAGGTTTCAGATCTATCAGAACTAGAATTTGAGGCAAAGTCATCAACACACGGAGCATG GTATGATGTTGATATGTTTCTGTCTCACCGAGTTACCAGTTCCGGTGAAACT TTCGTGTTAGATTTGTCGGATTTGGAGCTGAGGAGGATGAATGGGTTAACGTAA
- the LOC107954280 gene encoding protein SAWADEE HOMEODOMAIN HOMOLOG 1 isoform X1: MSASMLVDIVKCVATFFSPRQRPVFSGFTKAEIEKMEKLFMESRELLQSKESCQKLARNFSSSSGRASKPIVKWNKVQNWFTTRQQESEVKVPSVANTYKDESGLPQTCLLNDGGLSCQILKGLVSKVGEKVSDLSELEFEAKSSTHGAWYDVDMFLSHRVTSSGETEVRVRFVGFGAEEDEWVNVKKAVRGRSIPFNVV; this comes from the exons ATGTCTGCTTCCATGTTAGTTGATATTGTTAAATGTGTCGCTACATTTTTCAG CCCAAGACAGAGGCCGGTCTTCTCTGGGTTTACAAAAGCTGAG AttgaaaaaatggaaaaattgttCATGGAATCAAGAGAGCTGCTGCAGAGTAAAGAGTCTTGTCAAAAACTTGCAAGAAATTTTAG TTCATCCTCAGGTCGTGCTAGTAAGCCCATCGTTAAATGGAACAAG GTACAAAACTGGTTCACAACTAGGCAGCAAGAAAGCGAAGTGAAAGTTCCTTCAGTGGCCAATACATACAAAGATGAGTCTGGACTTCCTCAAACTTGCCTTCTAAATGATGGAGGCCTAAGTTGTCAGATTCTTAAAG GTTTGGTTTCAAAAGTGGGAGAAAAGGTTTCAGATCTATCAGAACTAGAATTTGAGGCAAAGTCATCAACACACGGAGCATG GTATGATGTTGATATGTTTCTGTCTCACCGAGTTACCAGTTCCGGTGAAACT GAAGTTCGTGTTAGATTTGTCGGATTTGGAGCTGAGGAGGATGAATGGGTTAACGTAAAAAAGGCAGTACGAGGACGATCCATCCCATTTAATGTTGTATGA
- the LOC107954280 gene encoding protein SAWADEE HOMEODOMAIN HOMOLOG 1 isoform X3, with protein MSASMLVDIVKCVATFFSPRQRPVFSGFTKAEIEKMEKLFMESRELLQSKESCQKLARNFSSSSGRASKPIVKWNKVQNWFTTRQQESEVKVPSVANTYKDESGLPQTCLLNDGGLSCQILKGLVSKVGEKVSDLSELEFEAKSSTHGAWYDVDMFLSHRVTSSGETFVLDLSDLELRRMNGLT; from the exons ATGTCTGCTTCCATGTTAGTTGATATTGTTAAATGTGTCGCTACATTTTTCAG CCCAAGACAGAGGCCGGTCTTCTCTGGGTTTACAAAAGCTGAG AttgaaaaaatggaaaaattgttCATGGAATCAAGAGAGCTGCTGCAGAGTAAAGAGTCTTGTCAAAAACTTGCAAGAAATTTTAG TTCATCCTCAGGTCGTGCTAGTAAGCCCATCGTTAAATGGAACAAG GTACAAAACTGGTTCACAACTAGGCAGCAAGAAAGCGAAGTGAAAGTTCCTTCAGTGGCCAATACATACAAAGATGAGTCTGGACTTCCTCAAACTTGCCTTCTAAATGATGGAGGCCTAAGTTGTCAGATTCTTAAAG GTTTGGTTTCAAAAGTGGGAGAAAAGGTTTCAGATCTATCAGAACTAGAATTTGAGGCAAAGTCATCAACACACGGAGCATG GTATGATGTTGATATGTTTCTGTCTCACCGAGTTACCAGTTCCGGTGAAACT TTCGTGTTAGATTTGTCGGATTTGGAGCTGAGGAGGATGAATGGGTTAACGTAA